TCGGGTGATCTTCCGCGCGGCCTGTCGCGACGCAAGGCAGAAGCAGCCGGCTGCTTCCATGTAATCGGTATCGCGATCGGACGGTTGTTTCATACGATAAGTGTATATACACCCATGATGCCCGGCAAGATGCCTGCAGCGAAAGCGGAGTAAACTTATCGGGGGTTCAGCTTCCCGGCGTCCAGGCCTGGTAATCGCCTGTCGCCTTGGGGCGGCGGCCGCTGGAAAGCGTCGAGCCGGAGGGACGGTAGGCCGCGGGCGTGCCGGTCATGTTGGGAACATGCGGCTTTTCCCATTCCCGCGGCGTGTAATTCTCTTCGGTCGGCGCGACATCGACGGTGTGATGCAGCCAGCCATGCCATGACGGCGGCACCCGGCTCGCCTCGGCATAGCCGTTATAGACCACCCAGCGCCGCTCGAAGCCCAGCGTCGGATCGATCTTGCGGCCCTTGGTGCGGTAGTAGTGGTTGCCCTGCTCGTCCTGGCCGACCAGTTCGCCGAATCGCCACGTCCACAATTGCGTGCCGAACGTCTGACCGTTCCACCAAGTGAAAAATTTCAGCAGAAACAGCTTCATGAGGGCTCGGCCGGTTCGAGATGTCGTGTCGCTCTGATGCCACCGGCAGGGCCGATTGTCCAGACAAAGGCTGATATTGCAGCCCTGCCGGACCGGTGTTTTGGAGGGCCTGATCGCGCCCGCGCCTCGACGCGGAATCGGCGCAATCCGTTCATTCCGGGTACAGTTCCGCTCTGACAGGCTCGACTTGCGCGCAATCGATACGCGGGCTCGGGAACGTCCGCCCGCTGAACGGGTTAGGACTTATATCCCGCAAATGGAGCCGATAATGATCAATCTGAAGGTTTTGAGTACAGCGGCAGCGATCGCACTTATTTTGCCGACGGTCAGCGCCGTCCAGGCGCAGGACAGAGGCGGCGTGCCCGCCGGTGGCGGCGCTGCCAGGGCCGGCGGTGGCGGTGCAGCCATCGGCGGCGGTGGCGGCGGAGGCTTCAGGGCCGGCGGCGGTGGTGGAGGCGGAGGCTTTAGAGCCGGCGCCGCCAGCGCACCTTCAATGGGCGGCGCACCTGCCGGATTCCGGCCTGCCCCGACGGCGGGATTCCGCCCCACTCCCGGTACCGGCGGCGCACCCGTCGTGAGCGGCGGCGGCGTGGGGAATCGTTATGCGGGCGGTGGCTATGCCGGCCGCGGCTATTACGGCGGCGGCTATCGCCATTACCACCGCGGCGGCGGCTTCTGGCCGGGCGTCGCGGTCGGAGTCGGCGTCGGGTCGACCTACGGCTATTACGACAACAGCCCATACTACGATGACTCGTATGGATATTATGACGACAGCGCCGTCGCCGCAGCGCCCCCGAGCGACGATGAGGCCGTGGCGTACTGCACGCAGAGATACAGGTCCTACGATCCGGCGTCGGGAACCTATCTCGGCAATGACGGCCAACGGCATCCCTGCCCGGCGCAATAAGACGATAGCGTAAGTTCGGAGGGCGGCGCATTCCGGTGCGTCGCCCTTTTCGTTGCAGATCAGGCGCGCAGCGCCACGGCAACGCCGCCGAGCGTGAACACCAGCGCCGCGAACTCGCGCAGGCCGAGCGGCTCATGCAACAGCGCCCCCGCCGCAAGCACCCCGATGACCGAAACCAGCAAGGTTCCAATCGAGGCCGTCGCCGCCGGCAGCCGCTCGAGTGCGGCAAACCAGCACACGTGGCAAAGGCTGAACTGAATGAGCGTCATATAAAGCAGCGACAGCCAGCCGACATATGACAACGCGGCCAGTTGCGGCTGCTCGACCGCAAGCCCAACGATCGCAATCGGCAGGCAGCCGAGCCCGATCTGCCAGGCAGCCAGCGACAGCGGCGGCATCGCCAGCGGGAAATGCTTGGTCAGCACGGTGCCGAGGCCGACACACACTGCGCCAGCCAGCGCGCATGCGATGCCCGGCAATTTTTCGACGCTGGCCTCAATGCCATTGCCGCCGATCAGCACAGCGAGGCCGGCGAGCGCAACCGTCAGCGCGACGCCACGTAGCGGCGAGAGCCGTTCGCCCAGGATCGGCCAAGCCAGAAACGCCACCCAGACCGGGATCGATATCCCGAGCACCGCCGCCTCGCTGGCATCGAGCCACAACAGCGCCAGCCCCATGAACGCGATCCAGCCACCGATCGTCAGCATCGAGACCAGCAGCAACCGCAGCCGCATCGGCCGCGGCACGCTCATTTTTTGCCGCCGCGCGAGCGCAAACAGCGCCAGCGCCGCAGCGCCGGCAATGCCGCACAGGCCGCGCGAGGACAATGGCGGCCACTCCGTCAGCAAATTTTTCATGATCGGGAAATTGAGGCCCCACCCGACCGATGCAATGGCAA
This portion of the Bradyrhizobium sp. AZCC 2262 genome encodes:
- a CDS encoding DMT family transporter; the encoded protein is MPPINRAGRLSPLGLVLLAIASVGWGLNFPIMKNLLTEWPPLSSRGLCGIAGAAALALFALARRQKMSVPRPMRLRLLLVSMLTIGGWIAFMGLALLWLDASEAAVLGISIPVWVAFLAWPILGERLSPLRGVALTVALAGLAVLIGGNGIEASVEKLPGIACALAGAVCVGLGTVLTKHFPLAMPPLSLAAWQIGLGCLPIAIVGLAVEQPQLAALSYVGWLSLLYMTLIQFSLCHVCWFAALERLPAATASIGTLLVSVIGVLAAGALLHEPLGLREFAALVFTLGGVAVALRA
- a CDS encoding BA14K family protein, translated to MINLKVLSTAAAIALILPTVSAVQAQDRGGVPAGGGAARAGGGGAAIGGGGGGGFRAGGGGGGGGFRAGAASAPSMGGAPAGFRPAPTAGFRPTPGTGGAPVVSGGGVGNRYAGGGYAGRGYYGGGYRHYHRGGGFWPGVAVGVGVGSTYGYYDNSPYYDDSYGYYDDSAVAAAPPSDDEAVAYCTQRYRSYDPASGTYLGNDGQRHPCPAQ
- a CDS encoding NADH:ubiquinone oxidoreductase subunit NDUFA12, with translation MKLFLLKFFTWWNGQTFGTQLWTWRFGELVGQDEQGNHYYRTKGRKIDPTLGFERRWVVYNGYAEASRVPPSWHGWLHHTVDVAPTEENYTPREWEKPHVPNMTGTPAAYRPSGSTLSSGRRPKATGDYQAWTPGS